A genome region from Macrobrachium rosenbergii isolate ZJJX-2024 chromosome 42, ASM4041242v1, whole genome shotgun sequence includes the following:
- the LOC136828377 gene encoding cathepsin L-like, with protein sequence MSQCCLWRKKNGSFLRSSTTRTMRTSSRRNFGMKIFMENKLKIIEHNKLYAQNKTSYEMETNHLSDMLTEEVVATMQGLQVQMDGMDENSGSTFIPPNDDIPLPPSVDWRLKGVVTRVKYQGGCGSCWAFSATGAMEGQHARKTGRLESLSEQNLVDCCHRCHGCGGGLMQSAFRCVLEEGGIENEFEYPYTAHDGVCKYEKRRAVATVTGWVNIPRTELALLQAVAVVGPISVGIDASSSFMHYRSGVYYDPECSPAHLNHGVLVVGYGTENGMDYWLVKNSWGSHWGDEGYIKMARNKSNMCGIASLASFPLV encoded by the exons ATGAGCCAGTGTTGTCTGTGGCGAAAGAAGAATGGGAGCTTTTTAAg ATCAAGTACAACAAGAACTATGAGAACATCGTCGAGGAGAAATTTCGGAATGAAGATTTTCATGGAGAACAAACTGAAAATCATTGAGCACAACAAGCTATATGCTCAGAACAAAACTTCCTATGAGATGGAGACAAATCATTTGAGTGATATG TTGACTGAAGAAGTAGTGGCAACAATGCAAGGGTTACAAGTCCAGATGGACGGGATGGACGAGAACTCCGGCTCGACCTTCATCCCCCCAAATGACGACATCCCCCTGCCCCCCAGCGTCGATTGGAGGCTGAAGGGCGTTGTGACCCGCGTCAAGTACCAAGGGGGGTGCGGATCCTGCTGGGCGTTCTCTGCG ACAGGCGCCATGGAGGGTCAGCACGCTCGGAAGACGGGTCGCCTGGAGAGCCTCTCTGAGCAGAACCTGGTTGATTGCTGTCATAGGTGTCACGGCTGCGGAGGGGGTCTCATGCAGTCGGCCTTCCGGTGCGTTCTGGAGGAAGGAGGCATTGAGAACGAGTTCGAGTACCCGTACACGGCCCAC GATGGCGTTTGCAAATACGAAAAGAGAAGAGCAGTGGCAACTGTCACTGGGTGGGTGAATATTCCCAGAACCGAACTGGCACTGTTGCAGGCCGTGGCAGTGGTTGGTCCGATATCTGTAGGTATCGACGCCTCTTCCTCCTTCATGCATTATAGATCAG GTGTTTACTACGACCCCGAGTGTTCACCAGCCCACTTAAATCATGGGGTATTAGTCGTCGGATACGGCACAGAGAATGGCATGGACTACTGGCTCGTGAAGAACTCTTGGGGCAGCCACTGGGGCGACGAAGGATACATCAAGATGGCTCGAAACAAGTCCAACATGTGCGGGATTGCATCACTCGCTTCTTTCCCCCTGGTGTGA